The following are from one region of the Sorghum bicolor cultivar BTx623 chromosome 2, Sorghum_bicolor_NCBIv3, whole genome shotgun sequence genome:
- the LOC8077228 gene encoding transcription initiation factor TFIID subunit 15, with the protein MAGYMSRGPPNGCVYVCNLPPGTDEDMLAEYFGTIGLLKKDKRTGRPKIWIYRDKVTNEPKGDATVTYEDPHAASAAVEWFNNKDFHGSTIQVHIAESKSKEAFDNPTSLNIIAGVGEQDELDNGAGRGRGRGDGPGKAWQQDGDWMCPNTSCGNVNFAFRGVCNRCGAARPAGAGGGGGGGGGRGRGRGSSDARGSSRAGAAAAVGGPPGLFGPNDWPCPMCGNINWAKRTKCNICNTSKPGTNEGGVRGGRGGGYKELDEEELEEVKKRRKEAEEDDGEIYDEFGNLKKKFRSKALHTESAQALPGSGRAGWEVEHRGSSEREGRERSRDRRRDDYDEKETRNRDRGDHGRDQRRSRSRSRDRERERGRERRRDHEYERSQERDRDRRHR; encoded by the exons ATGGCTGGGTATATGTCAAGAGGGCCCCCAAATGGTTGTGTGTATGTCTGCAATCTACCTCCTGGAACTGATGAGGATATGTTGGCTGAATATTTTGGCACCATAGGGTTGCTAAAG AAGGACAAAAGGACTGGGCGCCCCAAAATTTGGATATATAGGGACAAAGTTACCAATGAACCAAAGGGTGATGCAACAGTCACCTATGAGGATCCACATGCTGCTTCAGCTGCTGTGGAATGGTTCAATAACAAGGATTTCCATGGGAGCACTATTCAGGTTCACATAGCCGAGTCAAAAAGCAAAGAAGCATTTGATAACCCCACAAGTTTGAACATCATTGCTGGTGTCGGTGAACAAGATGAACTGGATAACGGAGCAGGCAGAGGTAGAGGACGTGGTGATGGTCCAGGCAAGGCCTGGCAGCAAGATGGGGATTGGATGTGTCCAAATACAAG TTGTGGCAATGTAAATTTTGCCTTCCGTGGTGTTTGTAATCGCTGTGGAGCTGCACGCCCTGCtggtgctggtggtggtggaggcggcggtggtggtaggGGTAGAGGCCGTGGTAGCTCAGATGCAAGAGGAAGCAGCCGtgctggtgctgctgctgctgttggtgGTCCACCTGGATTGTTTGGCCCAAATGATTGGCCGTGTCCAAT GTGTGGCAACATCAACTGGGCTAAGCGGACCAAATGTAATATATGTAACACCTCCAAGCCTGGTACCAATGAAGGTGGTGTGAG ggGTGGCCGTGGTGGTGGGTACAAAGAGCTTGATGAAGAAGAACTAGAGGAAGTTAAAAAACGTCGGAAGGAGGCTGAGGAG GATGATGGAGAGATCTATGATGAATTTGGCAACCTGAAAAAGAAATTTCGCTCTAAAGCTCTGCATACTGAAAGTGCACAGGCACTTCCTGGGTCTGGACGTGCTGGATGGGAAGTTGAGCATCGAG GTTCTAGTGAAAGGGAAGGCAGGGAGAGGAGCAGGGATCGTCGTAGGGATGACTATGATGAAAAGGAAACCAGGAACAGAGATAGAGGTGATCATGGAAGGGACCAACGCCGGAGCAGGAGCCGGAGCAGAGACCGTGAAAGGGAAAGGGGGAGGGAGAGGAGAAGAGACCATGAGTATGAGAGAAGTCAGGAGCGTGACCGGGACCGCCGCCACAGGTGA